One Penicillium oxalicum strain HP7-1 chromosome III, whole genome shotgun sequence genomic region harbors:
- a CDS encoding AP-2 complex subunit sigma, translating into MVLSFILVQNRQGKTRLAKWYAPYSDEEKVKLKGEVHRLVAPRDQKYQSNFVEFRRSTKVVYRRYAGLFFCVCVDANDNELAYLEAIHFFVEVLDQFFGNVCELDLVFNFYKVYAILDEVFLAGEIQETSKQVVLTRLEHLDKLE; encoded by the exons ATGGTTCTttccttcatcctcgtccagaATCGCCA GGGCAAAACGCGATTGGCGAAGTGGTATGCGCCGTACAGT GATGAGGAAAAGGTCAAACTGAAGGGCGAG GTACATCGTCTGGTTGCGCCCCGAGATCAAAAGTATCAATCCAACTTTGTCGAGTTCCGCCGCAGCACCAAGGTCGTGTATCGCCGATACGCCGGGTTATTCTTCTGCGTCTGTGTGGACGCCAACGACAATGAGTTGGCTTACTTGGAAGCTATTCATTTCTTTGTGGAGGTGTTGGATCAGTTCTTTGGGAATGTCTGCGAGTTGGATCTGGTTTTTAACTTTTACAAG GTCTACGCCATCCTCGACGAGGTCTTTCTTGCCGGTGAAATACAGGAAACAAGCAAGCAGGTCGTTTTGACGCGGCTGGAGCATTTGGATAAGCTGGAGTGA
- a CDS encoding Diphthine methyl ester synthase, with product MLHLVGLGLADEKDITVRGLEIVKKAERVYLEAYTAILLVDKEKLEAFYGRPVLEADRELVETGSDEILAGADKVDVAFLVVGDPFGATTHTDLVLRARELNIPTNVVPNASIMSGIGCTGLQLYNFGQTVSMVFFTENWKPSSFYDKVRENVQIGLHTLVLLDIKVKEQSMENLARGRRIFEPPRYMTVAQCASQMLETEETRQEGVYTEDSLAVGAARVGAPDQKLVVGTLKELSTVEMGAPLHSLVLLGRRTHDLERDYIRQFAVNQETFDASYAKSYGASS from the exons ATGTTGCATCTTGTGGGCTTGGGTCTCGCAGACGAGAAGGACATTACTGTCCGGGGATTGGAGATTGTCAAGAAGGCTGAGCGTGTCTACTTGGAGGCATATACGGCCATCTTGTTGGTGGATAAAGAGAAGCTT GAAGCCTTCTACGGCCGCCCCGTTCTCGAGGCTGACCGAGAGCTGGTCGAGACCGGCAGCGACGAGATCCTCGCTGGCGCCGACAAGGTTGATGTTGCCTTCCTAGTCGTCGGTGATCCATTCGG CGCAACAACCCATACCGATCTTGTTCTCCGTGCGCGCGAGTTGAACATTCCTACCAATGTCGTCCCCAATGCCTCAATCATGTCCGGTATTGGCTGCACCGGTCTACAGCTCTACAACTTTGGACAAACCGTCAGCATGGTCTTTTTCACCGAGAACTGGAAGCCCTCCTCGTTTTACGACAAGGTCCGTGAGAATGTCCAAATCGGTCTGCACACGCTTGTCCTACTCGACATCAAGGTGAAAGAGCAGTCTATGGAGAATCTCGCCCGTGGTCGTCGGATCTTCGAGCCTCCCCGCTATATGACCGTCGCGCAATGCGCGAGTCAGATGCTGGAAACCGAAGAGACCAGGCAAGAGGGAGTCTACACGGAAGATAGTTTGGCAGTGGGTGCGGCTCGTGTGGGTGCGCCAGACCAGAAACTTGTGGTGGGCACATTGAAAGAGCTGAGTACTGTGGAAATGGGTGCTCCACTACACAGTTTGGTCTTGCTGGGTCGGCGAACACACGATCTGGAACGTGACTACATCCGACAATTTGCGGTCAACCAGGAGACTTTTGATGCCAGCTATGCGAAGAGCTATGGGGCATCCTCATAA